In the genome of Carnobacterium viridans, one region contains:
- a CDS encoding PRD domain-containing protein → MLEHDNKRSNDDFLFEQVKIKYPKAFECTNKINSYLTNKHHTLLSKDEQVYLAIHIQRVTSEKIIK, encoded by the coding sequence ATGCTGGAACATGATAACAAAAGATCTAATGATGATTTTTTATTCGAGCAAGTTAAAATAAAGTATCCAAAAGCTTTTGAGTGTACAAATAAGATCAATAGTTACCTTACGAATAAACACCATACGCTACTCTCAAAAGATGAACAGGTTTACTTAGCGATTCATATCCAACGAGTAACGAGTGAAAAAATAATTAAATAA
- a CDS encoding PRD domain-containing protein — translation MMKVGEQSDKMKIEKVLNNNVVITLTDTNEEMVVMGRGIAFQRKVGDTIEVEKIEKTFVPEGNEGIETFSTLFKEINPEIIEIATDTIKYAQSILKTKLSNNIYLTLTDHLNYAISRTSEGIEIKNPLTWEIKKFYKKEYEIGLKALENIKTKFGVIMNEDEAASIALHIVNAKQEGQELGITVKMTEVVQDILTIVRLQFGITFDEDSFNYSRFVTHLQYLLVECWNMITKDLMMIFYSSKLK, via the coding sequence ATGATGAAAGTTGGTGAGCAAAGCGATAAAATGAAAATAGAAAAAGTATTGAATAATAATGTTGTGATCACCTTGACTGATACTAATGAAGAAATGGTAGTAATGGGAAGAGGGATTGCCTTTCAACGTAAAGTTGGCGATACAATTGAAGTCGAAAAAATAGAAAAAACGTTTGTACCAGAAGGAAATGAAGGTATTGAAACTTTTTCTACTTTGTTTAAAGAAATCAATCCAGAAATTATAGAAATAGCCACTGATACAATCAAATACGCGCAGTCTATTTTAAAAACTAAATTAAGCAATAATATCTATTTAACTTTAACGGATCATTTGAACTATGCGATAAGCCGAACGAGTGAAGGAATCGAAATTAAAAATCCTTTAACTTGGGAAATAAAAAAGTTTTATAAAAAGGAATATGAGATTGGATTAAAAGCTTTAGAAAATATTAAAACTAAATTCGGTGTGATAATGAATGAAGACGAAGCTGCATCCATTGCTTTGCATATTGTGAATGCTAAACAAGAAGGACAAGAACTAGGAATTACCGTTAAAATGACTGAAGTTGTGCAAGATATTTTAACAATTGTACGGTTACAATTTGGAATCACTTTTGATGAAGATTCCTTTAACTATTCTCGTTTTGTTACTCACTTACAATATTTGCTCGTAGAATGCTGGAACATGATAACAAAAGATCTAATGATGATTTTTTATTCGAGCAAGTTAAAATAA